One genomic region from Proteus vulgaris encodes:
- a CDS encoding polysaccharide deacetylase family protein, producing MRIITNSLIILCFIFTGFVSAVPYERGIPTEAQWDLKKPITTLMQLRQQKTLYAFVGDKLRPVAELCPNQGFYASVAEGDYHKIQFGNAQGYLEAGYLEDGYLEDIASIKPDKKIRFLSDSTKKTDYPIYEYLITTKNTPIYSDKDIASSQIAILLSNLRYPVLSRTIKEDADGNKINWFEISLGDRLGYISSRDVKPDLGIPVLTYHHILKATENHNFRHTSTTTSLTAFTEQMNYLKDAGYETLSLNQVAGYLNKSVNLPGRAVALTFDDGLQSVYRYAYPLLKENGQRATLFVISSRIKSKTLKWAPNSLQFMSWQSLKSSRDVFDIQSHSHFLHRLDNNKKPIIFSRQSHTIILDLQRSQRVLRLLNPHQYAFAYPFGGYNQRAINAVKASGMTLAVTTQQGKVRLGDPPFALKRLYALSTDPIEKFARMVGNDEYEVVNKNIVVDK from the coding sequence ATGAGAATAATAACTAATAGTTTGATTATTCTATGCTTTATTTTTACTGGATTTGTTTCCGCAGTACCTTATGAAAGAGGTATTCCAACAGAAGCTCAATGGGATTTAAAAAAGCCCATTACAACATTGATGCAACTGCGCCAACAAAAAACGCTATATGCATTTGTGGGAGATAAATTACGCCCTGTTGCAGAGCTTTGTCCTAACCAAGGTTTTTATGCATCAGTCGCGGAGGGTGATTACCACAAAATACAATTTGGAAATGCTCAAGGTTATCTTGAAGCGGGTTATTTAGAAGATGGTTATTTAGAAGATATTGCCTCTATTAAACCCGATAAGAAAATACGTTTCTTATCAGATAGCACGAAGAAAACAGATTATCCTATCTACGAATATTTAATTACGACAAAAAATACCCCCATCTATAGTGATAAAGATATTGCTAGCTCACAAATAGCAATACTCTTATCCAATCTACGTTATCCCGTGTTATCACGGACAATAAAAGAAGATGCTGATGGAAATAAAATCAATTGGTTTGAAATTTCTTTAGGTGACCGCTTAGGTTATATTTCATCAAGGGATGTAAAGCCTGATTTAGGGATACCTGTACTCACCTATCATCATATTCTCAAAGCAACGGAAAACCATAATTTTCGCCATACATCAACGACAACATCATTAACTGCATTTACAGAGCAGATGAATTATTTAAAAGATGCGGGATATGAAACACTTTCACTAAATCAAGTTGCAGGCTATTTAAATAAAAGTGTCAATTTGCCGGGTCGAGCTGTTGCATTAACATTTGATGATGGTTTGCAGTCTGTTTATCGCTATGCTTACCCTCTTTTAAAAGAAAATGGCCAACGAGCGACACTATTTGTTATCTCTTCACGAATAAAATCTAAAACACTTAAGTGGGCACCTAATTCATTGCAATTTATGAGTTGGCAGTCACTTAAATCGAGTCGTGATGTTTTTGATATTCAATCACACTCCCATTTTTTACATCGTTTAGATAATAATAAAAAACCTATTATCTTTAGCCGTCAATCCCACACGATTATATTGGATTTGCAACGTTCACAACGTGTATTGCGATTATTAAATCCACATCAATATGCCTTTGCATATCCTTTCGGTGGATATAATCAAAGAGCAATTAATGCAGTCAAAGCATCGGGTATGACATTGGCGGTGACGACTCAGCAAGGAAAAGTTCGTTTAGGTGATCCGCCTTTTGCTCTAAAACGGCTCTATGCTTTGAGTACCGACCCCATTGAGAAATTTGCGAGGATGGTGGGTAATGATGAATATGAAGTGGTTAATAAAAATATCGTTGTTGATAAATAA